A stretch of DNA from Leucobacter luti:
GAGGCGATTGCGCTCAGTGACGGATTCTTTGACGAGGCGGAACTCGCCGTTCTCGAGGTATCGGATCCCACCGTGGATCATGTGGCTGGACGCCGAGGACGCACCAGATACGAAGTCGCCTCGCTCGACGAGTGCGACGTCGACGCCCTGCAGCGCCAGGTCGCGGAATGTCGCAATGCCATTGATGCCGCCCCCGATGATGAGGACGTCCGCGTGTGGACGGTCGCGGAGCTGTTGGACAGAGCTTCGGGTGCGTGACATGAGGCCATTCCAGGATCGGGATTCTGATGTGCACCCTCAGGATCTCCGCGACTGCACCCCGGTGCAAACTGTTTGCACAAACGTGCAGAATTCCACGGAGTGAGAGAGAATGTGACCAGGGATGAAGGGATGGGTGGCATGAAGTCTGAACACGCGCTCCGCGCTGCGCAGCTGTACTACCAGCACCACCTCACCATGGAGGCGATTGCTCAGGAACTGCGGGTTTCGCGGTCTACAGTCTCTCGATTGCTCACCACTGCGCGCGAAACGGGGCTGGTCCAGATCTCGGTGCGCTCTCCGAAAGAACTGGGCAGCAAGCTCGAGAAGCGAATCGCTGAGCTGTACGGCATCCGCGCGCACGTTGTTGCAATCCCGCCAGGCGCATCAGGGCCGGAACGGTTGGAGCGGACCGCCCGTGCCGCTGCGCATCGCCTCGCCGCCGCAGTGACCGACCACTCAAAGATCGGTGTCGCGTGGGGCACCACGATGAGTGCCGTCGCTCGTCATCTGCCGGTCAAAGCCGCGCACGGTACGAGCGTGGTGCAGATGAACGGCGCCGCAAACGTGCAGAGTATGGGGATCTCCTATACGGCCAAGTTGCTGGGCGATTTCAACCGTGCGTTCTCTTCTGCGGTGTACGAATTCCCCGTTCCCGCGATCTTTGATGAGCAGGCGACGCGTGAAGCGCTGTGGCGCGAGAGCTCGGTGCTGGGGGTGCTGAGGCTGCAGTCGTCGGTTGACATCTTTGCCTTCGGGCTTGGATCGCGGCTCGGTGAGCCTCGCTCACACGTCTACTCGGGCAGCTATCTCACCCAGCGAGATCTGGGCGATCTCGGAGAAGCGGATGTCGTGGGAGACTGCGCGACAGTGTTCTTCCGGGCCGACGGAAAAACTGAGGGAGTGCCCATCAATGCGCGCACGAGCGGTCCCTCGTTCAATACGGTGCGCCGCATCCCCCACCGCCTGTGCGTGGTCACCGGGACCTCGAAGCTCCAGAGCCTGAAAGGCGCGCTGCGGGGCGGGATCATCACGGAGCTCGTGCTTGACGAAGAACTGGCCAGGCTGGTGGTGCAGTAGCGCGATTCCCTGGCCCAAAGCGCGAATGATACGGGAGCGACGGTTACGCTTGGGGCATGCACCTGAACGAAACTCGCGCCTGGAACCAGTCCTATGCTCCGGGCACGCCGATCGACATTGAACCAGTGACAGGGTCACTGGTGGATCTTCTTGATGAGCGCTGCCTGCAGTGGTCGGAGCGCGACGCCATCAGTTTCTTCGGCCGTACGGTGAGCTATCGGGAGCTGGGCGAGCGGGTGGCGCGGGTCGCTCAGGGCCTCGCAGATCTGGGCGTGAAAGCGGGCGACCGGGTCGCGCTCATCATGCCGAACGCCCCACAGCACGTGATTGCGTTTTACGCGGTGCTGCGGCTCGGGGCCGTTGTGGTGGAGCATAACCCGCTGTACACGAGGGACGAGCTTGAGGTGCAGTTCCGGGATCACGGGGCGACAGTCGTGGTGGCCTGGACGAACGTGGTCGCGACGCTGCAGTCGCTGCCGGCGGAACTCGGGATCGAAACGATCGTTGCGGTCGACGTGACACGGGCGATGCCGTTCGCCACGCGTGCAGCGCTGCGTTTGCCCATTCAGAAGGCCAAGGAATCGCGCGCGAAGCTGTTCACGGCGACGACTGGAACGGTCGCGTTTGAGCAGCTTGAGCGCTCCCGGATGCTCGCCGGAACGCACCCGCGCCCCGGCCGTGACGACATCGCATGTCTGCAGTACACCTCGGGGACAACGGGTGTGCCCAAGGGGGCCATGATCTCGCACGGCAACCTGTGGGCGAATGCGCGCCAGGGCGCGGCCTGGATGCCCGATTTCGAACGCGGAGCCGGCAGCATTTACGGGCTGCTCCCCATGTTCCACTCATTCGGAGTGCTGCTCTCAGTGATCTACTCCGTTGAGACGGGCTCGCGCGCGGTGCTCTTTCCCACCTTTGATCCAGAACTCGTGTCGCAGGCCGCAAAGCGCTTTCCACCGACGTTTGTGCCCGCCGTCCCGCCCATGTTTGATCGGCTCGCTCGCGTTGCACGAGACGGGAAGCTCGATCTGAGCGGAGTGGTGTACGCGATTTCCGGGGCAATGACCCTGACCCCGGCGGTCGTGGACCGCTGGGAGGCACTCGCGGGGAGCATGCTGAACGAGGGTTACGGACTCACCGAGACGAGCCCGGTGGCGCTGGCGAATCCCTTTAATGAGGCTCGAAAGATCGGGGCAATCGGGATCCCGTTCCCATCGACCGACATTCGCGTTGTGGACCCGGAGAACCCGAGCCGCCAGGTTGAACTGGGCGAGGTAGGCGAACTCTTGATCGCTGGACCCCAGGTATTCCAGGGGTACTGGAACCGGCCGGAGGAGAGCGCCGCCGCGATGCACGACGGCGAGTGGCTGCGCACCGGCGATCTAGTGGTGCAGGATGATGACGGCTTCGTGACCGTGGTGGACCGCAAAAAGGAGCTGATCATCACCGGCGGTTTCAATGTCTCTCCGAGCGAGGTCGAGCGCGTGGTGAACAGCGTGCCGGGCGTCGCCGAATCTGCGGTGGTCGGTGTGCCGCGCGGTGGAGGTGCCGAGATCGTGACCGCTGCCGTGATTCTGGAACCGGGCGCGGTGTTCGACGAGGCGGCAGCACGCGACGCCGCTCGTGAGCAGCTCGCTGAGTTCAAGCGGCCGAGCACCTACATCGTCTGGGAAGAGCTTCCGAAATCGCTGATCGGGAAGGTGCTGCGTCGCAAGGTGCGCGATGCGCTCGTCGCCAACCGCAATGCCGTGCGCGCGACCGTCGACGAAGAATAGGCGGAGTACGGGCCCCAGGGCGCTGTGACGCGAACCTGTTGACCCGCCGGCTAAGGTCGCCCGCGGAACGCGCGCGCAAGCAGCCGATCGAGCACGATGTAGACGTATCCCACGCCAACCAGTGCAATTGTCAGCACCACGATCCACAGCGCGACCCCGCCAACACCGTGCCGTGCGAAGTCGAGGAATGGATACGCATAGTTGACCCCGCCGGCAAACTCACCGCCCGACGTGCCATAGCTGATCGCGTACACGAGGTACGCGTAGGGGAGCAGCGTCCACAGCAACGGATCAGTCCATCGCAACCGCCCCTTGGGGACGAAGAGGAGCCAATCCAGGATCAGCAGAATCGGGGTGATGATGTGGATCAGGTTGTCGGTCAGTGAGAACGGCACATAGTCGCCCTCCTGCTGGAACGTGGCGGGCACGAGGACAATCAGGTAGACGAGGAATGTCACCGTGATCGCCATCATGACGGTGCCGCTCCACCGGGCCGACGGCGTTGAGAGGCCGCGCGGGCCGGTCTCCGTGATATCTCGCAGCGTGCGCACGATCAGGAGCACGACCCAGACGAGGCACAGGAGATTGCTGAGCACGGTGTAGTAGCGCAGTGCGCCCCAAGTGGGCTCGGCGGTGAATACGCCCGTGATGCGGATCAGGCCGGTGAGAATCAGCGCGAGCGAGATGACCCGGAATGCAAGAGCAGCCAGACGCGATGTGAGTGCACCGTCCGAGATCAGGCTCAGGCGAGCGGGGGCGGAGGGGGCTGCCGGCTGCGCGGCGTGCGGTGGGTGTGAGGTCACCGGTCTATTTCACCACGGGAGGACGCTACACGTGGGAAACCGCGCGCACTAAGATGGACTGATATCTGCCGTGCGGGAATCACGGCTCGGGCGGGACTCACGGAGGTGGCGTGCATGAAGCGGGGCCGCCTCGACCAGCGCACGATCGTGGATGCGGTGTTGGAACTCGCGAGTCGGGAGCCGCAGGCGCGGATCACGTTCAAGCGGTTGGGTGAAGCACTCGGCGTTGACGCCACCGCAATGTACCGCCACTTTCGCAACAAAGACGAGCTGACGCGCGCGGCACTTGATCGCTTGGCCGAGACGGCGACCGCCGACGCTCGCGCGAGCACCGGTGATTGGCGCGACCGGATCGAGCGGTTCGCAACTCGGATGGCGGAGCTGAGCCTGGAGCACCCCGCGATCGGAGCGGAGGGCGCAGTGCTCGATCCGGTCGGGCCCGGAGACGTCGCCTCTGACGAGTTCATTCTTGAGATGCTGACGTCCG
This window harbors:
- a CDS encoding AMP-binding protein, yielding MHLNETRAWNQSYAPGTPIDIEPVTGSLVDLLDERCLQWSERDAISFFGRTVSYRELGERVARVAQGLADLGVKAGDRVALIMPNAPQHVIAFYAVLRLGAVVVEHNPLYTRDELEVQFRDHGATVVVAWTNVVATLQSLPAELGIETIVAVDVTRAMPFATRAALRLPIQKAKESRAKLFTATTGTVAFEQLERSRMLAGTHPRPGRDDIACLQYTSGTTGVPKGAMISHGNLWANARQGAAWMPDFERGAGSIYGLLPMFHSFGVLLSVIYSVETGSRAVLFPTFDPELVSQAAKRFPPTFVPAVPPMFDRLARVARDGKLDLSGVVYAISGAMTLTPAVVDRWEALAGSMLNEGYGLTETSPVALANPFNEARKIGAIGIPFPSTDIRVVDPENPSRQVELGEVGELLIAGPQVFQGYWNRPEESAAAMHDGEWLRTGDLVVQDDDGFVTVVDRKKELIITGGFNVSPSEVERVVNSVPGVAESAVVGVPRGGGAEIVTAAVILEPGAVFDEAAARDAAREQLAEFKRPSTYIVWEELPKSLIGKVLRRKVRDALVANRNAVRATVDEE
- a CDS encoding sugar-binding transcriptional regulator translates to MKSEHALRAAQLYYQHHLTMEAIAQELRVSRSTVSRLLTTARETGLVQISVRSPKELGSKLEKRIAELYGIRAHVVAIPPGASGPERLERTARAAAHRLAAAVTDHSKIGVAWGTTMSAVARHLPVKAAHGTSVVQMNGAANVQSMGISYTAKLLGDFNRAFSSAVYEFPVPAIFDEQATREALWRESSVLGVLRLQSSVDIFAFGLGSRLGEPRSHVYSGSYLTQRDLGDLGEADVVGDCATVFFRADGKTEGVPINARTSGPSFNTVRRIPHRLCVVTGTSKLQSLKGALRGGIITELVLDEELARLVVQ
- a CDS encoding Pr6Pr family membrane protein, producing the protein MTSHPPHAAQPAAPSAPARLSLISDGALTSRLAALAFRVISLALILTGLIRITGVFTAEPTWGALRYYTVLSNLLCLVWVVLLIVRTLRDITETGPRGLSTPSARWSGTVMMAITVTFLVYLIVLVPATFQQEGDYVPFSLTDNLIHIITPILLILDWLLFVPKGRLRWTDPLLWTLLPYAYLVYAISYGTSGGEFAGGVNYAYPFLDFARHGVGGVALWIVVLTIALVGVGYVYIVLDRLLARAFRGRP
- a CDS encoding TetR/AcrR family transcriptional regulator, whose protein sequence is MKRGRLDQRTIVDAVLELASREPQARITFKRLGEALGVDATAMYRHFRNKDELTRAALDRLAETATADARASTGDWRDRIERFATRMAELSLEHPAIGAEGAVLDPVGPGDVASDEFILEMLTSAGLSGAGLIRAYAAISGFTLAQSAALAQEALVRRDIARDGSIPWISTFGSVDLAGFPHVREHRDQLLAIDGLTVYRAGITAILDSISRSAAAA